From Methanosarcina lacustris Z-7289, one genomic window encodes:
- a CDS encoding NosD domain-containing protein, protein MISLSNDNIISGNTANETFRGIHLDSSDGNTVSDNTVASNSVSGVFMCAGSDSEHERQ, encoded by the coding sequence TTGATCTCGCTTTCGAACGACAATATTATCTCTGGAAATACGGCTAATGAGACCTTCAGGGGCATTCATCTTGACTCCTCTGACGGGAATACGGTTTCAGACAATACTGTTGCCTCAAATAGTGTTTCCGGTGTATTCATGTGTGCTGGAAGCGACAGTGAACATGAGCGTCAGTAA